Proteins found in one Micromonospora sp. WMMD1082 genomic segment:
- a CDS encoding MFS transporter — MSTETVHDGAPSDDGAPSPSLNRHRDFNKLWLGQAISAFGTEITTLALPLTAILILDATATQIGIMSALRELAFLGPMLLFGVLVDRMRRRPLMIGTDLARAFVIGLVPVLAFLDSLTMTVMYLVAFTVGCLSVIFDLAYRSYLPSIVSREQLMAGNSRLQATDSLSQIAGPGLAGLLVQALRAPFALVIDAISFLASAIAIMLVKTPEPPVERPAEDIGRGWRGVFSDIGHGLRVTVRHPVVRALAGNSATFNFFSVLMLTLFVLYATREFNISPAALGLIFAAFGVGGLIGALTMGQLLKVLGYGRLLIVAYVLAVVPIMTIPLVDGTPTMAAILFGVIHFVVGYGIVSSNIAEMTMRQMVIPQNILGRVNASFRFLIGGLVPISALVAGLLGDAIGLRATLFITAVGIPLSLLWLIFSPIPKLRTVQDVEATA, encoded by the coding sequence ATGAGCACCGAAACCGTTCACGATGGGGCACCGTCGGATGACGGCGCTCCATCGCCATCGCTGAACCGTCACCGTGACTTCAACAAGCTCTGGCTCGGACAGGCGATCTCCGCCTTCGGCACCGAGATCACCACCCTGGCGTTGCCGCTCACCGCGATCCTCATCCTCGACGCGACCGCCACCCAGATCGGCATCATGTCGGCCCTGCGCGAGCTGGCCTTCCTCGGCCCGATGCTGCTCTTCGGCGTCCTGGTCGACCGGATGCGCCGGCGCCCGCTGATGATCGGTACCGACCTGGCCCGCGCTTTCGTGATCGGTCTCGTTCCGGTGCTGGCCTTCCTCGACTCGCTGACCATGACGGTGATGTACCTCGTCGCCTTCACGGTCGGGTGCCTGTCGGTCATCTTCGACCTGGCCTACCGCTCCTACCTGCCCAGCATCGTCTCGCGGGAGCAGCTGATGGCCGGCAACAGCCGGCTCCAGGCGACGGACTCGCTGTCCCAGATCGCCGGGCCCGGACTGGCCGGTCTGCTCGTGCAGGCGCTGCGCGCCCCGTTCGCGCTGGTCATCGACGCGATCTCGTTCCTGGCCTCGGCGATCGCCATCATGCTGGTGAAGACGCCGGAGCCGCCGGTCGAGCGGCCCGCCGAGGATATCGGACGCGGTTGGCGCGGCGTCTTCAGCGACATCGGCCATGGCCTGCGGGTCACCGTCCGGCACCCGGTGGTGCGGGCACTGGCCGGCAACAGCGCCACCTTCAACTTCTTCTCGGTGCTGATGCTCACCCTCTTCGTGCTCTACGCCACGCGCGAGTTCAACATCAGCCCGGCGGCACTCGGCCTCATCTTCGCCGCCTTCGGCGTCGGTGGGCTCATCGGCGCGCTCACCATGGGCCAGCTGCTCAAGGTGCTGGGCTACGGGCGGCTGCTGATCGTCGCCTACGTGCTGGCCGTCGTGCCGATCATGACCATTCCGCTGGTGGACGGTACGCCGACCATGGCCGCGATCCTCTTCGGCGTCATCCACTTCGTGGTCGGCTACGGCATCGTCTCCTCCAACATCGCCGAGATGACCATGCGGCAGATGGTGATCCCGCAGAACATCCTGGGGCGGGTCAACGCGAGCTTCCGGTTCCTCATCGGTGGCCTGGTACCGATCTCCGCGCTCGTGGCGGGCCTGCTCGGCGACGCCATCGGCCTGCGGGCGACGCTGTTCATCACCGCGGTGGGCATCCCGCTGTCGCTGCTCTGGCTGATCTTCTCGCCGATTCCGAAGCTGCGCACCGTGCAGGACGTGGAGGCGACCGCATGA
- a CDS encoding class I SAM-dependent methyltransferase, protein MSGATLDGGCDRGYEMSPCLWGRDPEPVVESLAQRTSLEGLRVLDAGCGEGRNAAYLARQGALVDATDISELALRNARRAWPHEPGITWSVRDVLTQPLPPASYDVVVFDSVAHWLADEAAVAEAVTALQQATRVGGWHVLCSFNDRAQELANHVNPPRCILPHGTLVGHYLNPDWELAEVHDDDVVSSHADQPIPHRHSVTRLLARRWGAG, encoded by the coding sequence ATGAGCGGCGCGACGCTCGACGGCGGCTGCGACCGCGGCTACGAGATGAGCCCCTGCCTCTGGGGGCGTGATCCGGAACCGGTCGTCGAGAGCCTGGCCCAGCGCACCTCGCTGGAGGGCCTTCGGGTGTTGGACGCGGGCTGTGGTGAGGGACGCAACGCCGCGTACCTGGCCCGGCAGGGCGCGCTCGTCGACGCGACCGACATCTCCGAGCTGGCGCTGCGCAACGCCCGCCGGGCCTGGCCACACGAGCCGGGGATCACCTGGTCGGTGCGCGACGTCCTCACCCAACCGCTCCCGCCGGCCAGCTACGACGTCGTCGTCTTCGACAGCGTGGCGCACTGGCTCGCCGACGAGGCGGCCGTCGCCGAGGCGGTCACCGCCCTGCAACAGGCCACCCGGGTCGGTGGCTGGCACGTCCTGTGCTCCTTCAACGACCGCGCACAGGAGCTGGCGAACCACGTCAACCCGCCGCGCTGCATCCTGCCGCACGGCACCCTCGTCGGTCACTACCTGAACCCGGACTGGGAACTGGCCGAGGTGCACGACGACGACGTCGTCTCCTCCCACGCGGACCAGCCCATCCCGCACCGGCACTCGGTCACCAGGCTCCTGGCCCGGCGGTGGGGGGCGGGGTGA
- a CDS encoding condensation domain-containing protein: MTDIETAAGRLAPLSFPQEQLWLMESLAPGTYNEVWVLRIEGDLRLPLLQRSLDVVLGRHEVLRSTFDTVDGAPVCRILPELTIDLGQPTDLSYVPVTLRDRMVADLAAMVADPPYDLRTGPLVRASLLHLDDTEHVLVLATHHIVADGWSLRVVLHELLAAYEAFAAGRVPDLPALPRQYRHFAEEQRRLLDERELADERRYWRDQLDGAVPVLHLRPATLRPPVKSPRGRRIQVTFPAGLARSLYRYATGGRSTPAAVLLAAFTAVVHRYTGRQDLLIGTASAARPDEQWEPLVGFFAATVPLRLRPAPEQSFHELVRHVMEVSLDALDHDRLPFSHLVDLVRPDRDPSYHPLVQVVFSHVDVRDAELSGHTLRIRYEHVPRSRSRFDLIVEAQTGPGSLGFWLEFDEALLPEPFVRGLFTHLRTLLAAAIEAPRMAITDLPMLSAAERAVAIAEVPPAGTPVPASEQVVQGIDTLAPRGVTGRIVAIDPQHVRLVVDRLMPVHGQILADTGDLGFVDERGDIVRLGRRDRHPMVNGLTVPLDDVAATLSVHPGVRAAQVAYDGAPPVLRARVTRAGDAAPTSAQLAEFLATRLPRYAIPTVIEMDRPVDGSTDGGRLAGQVREIWRQVMAQDEIGDDDDFFALGGHSIMAAELASRLRTELGRPVSIRWIFEAPTVRSLVRRIEREAVPGALRAGTAARPGVVPPGSAAVPAGAAGAPLTAAQTQIWVLDRLAPGRATYHSPLRVDITGPLDPAALRQAFARVVEGHEMLRSVIRFVVDRPVQVPQPHGPQLAVTDLSALPPQARAAEIDRLAVAQALRPFDLAREPGIRATLIVAPDRRHVLLLTVHHIAMDGVGYQAFCRDLSACYNALVAGDVAPSPSPRLTWQQYARWEDEWLSGPEPTRLWAYWERTLAGLPVLPLPTPLPRPPLPTFDGDQLAVLLDPEQTGTVLRLAATQRVSPFVLATAALAALLHQLAGSDDIPIGAVGENRRLPGAPGLVGCTIATLVLRVDCAGDPSFAELLARVRDTVLDAYDHQGLPFPQLVRAAAMPRQLDRLPLFQVAVEWQEPDRSGWDLAGCAVDWQFTRLDTARNDLYFTAAVRADRLELSVEFNTNLWDAASARGLLARWRDLLLAAARRPGQRLSELAG; encoded by the coding sequence GTGACCGACATCGAGACCGCCGCCGGCCGGCTCGCCCCGCTGTCGTTCCCGCAGGAGCAGCTCTGGCTCATGGAGAGCCTCGCGCCCGGCACCTACAACGAGGTCTGGGTGCTGCGCATCGAGGGCGACCTGCGCCTGCCGCTGCTCCAGCGCAGCCTCGACGTGGTCCTCGGCCGGCACGAGGTGCTGCGCTCCACCTTCGACACCGTCGACGGCGCACCGGTCTGTCGCATCCTGCCCGAACTCACCATCGACCTGGGTCAGCCGACGGACCTGTCGTACGTGCCGGTGACCCTGCGCGACCGGATGGTGGCCGATCTCGCCGCGATGGTCGCGGACCCCCCGTACGACCTGCGCACGGGTCCGCTGGTCCGCGCGTCGCTGCTGCACCTGGACGACACCGAGCACGTGCTCGTGCTCGCCACCCACCACATCGTCGCCGACGGGTGGTCGCTGCGGGTGGTGCTGCACGAGCTGCTGGCCGCCTACGAGGCGTTCGCCGCCGGTCGGGTGCCCGACCTCCCGGCGCTGCCGCGCCAGTACCGGCACTTCGCCGAGGAACAGCGTCGGCTGCTCGACGAGCGGGAACTCGCCGACGAGCGACGGTACTGGCGCGACCAGCTCGACGGCGCCGTCCCGGTCCTCCACCTGCGTCCGGCCACCCTCCGCCCGCCGGTCAAGTCCCCGCGCGGGCGGCGGATCCAGGTCACCTTCCCAGCGGGTCTGGCCCGGTCGCTGTACCGGTACGCCACCGGCGGCCGCAGCACCCCCGCCGCGGTGCTGCTCGCCGCCTTCACCGCGGTCGTGCACCGCTACACCGGTCGTCAGGACCTGCTGATCGGCACGGCCAGCGCGGCCCGCCCGGACGAGCAGTGGGAGCCGCTGGTCGGCTTCTTCGCCGCGACGGTGCCGCTACGCCTGCGGCCCGCGCCCGAGCAGTCCTTCCACGAGCTGGTACGGCACGTGATGGAGGTCAGCCTCGACGCGCTCGACCACGACCGGCTGCCCTTCTCCCACCTGGTCGACCTGGTCCGACCCGACCGGGATCCGAGTTACCACCCGCTGGTACAGGTGGTCTTCTCGCACGTCGACGTCCGCGACGCCGAGCTGAGCGGCCACACCCTGCGCATCCGCTACGAACACGTGCCCCGCTCCCGCTCCCGCTTCGACCTGATCGTGGAAGCCCAGACCGGTCCGGGCAGCCTCGGCTTCTGGCTCGAGTTCGACGAGGCCCTGCTCCCCGAGCCGTTCGTCCGGGGCCTCTTCACCCACCTGCGGACCCTGCTGGCCGCGGCGATCGAGGCACCCCGGATGGCCATCACCGACCTGCCGATGCTGTCCGCGGCGGAACGGGCCGTGGCGATCGCCGAGGTTCCGCCGGCGGGTACCCCCGTTCCCGCGTCGGAGCAGGTGGTGCAGGGAATCGACACCCTCGCGCCACGCGGCGTGACCGGACGGATCGTGGCGATCGACCCGCAGCACGTCCGGCTGGTCGTGGACCGGCTCATGCCGGTCCACGGTCAGATCCTCGCCGACACCGGTGACCTGGGCTTCGTGGACGAGCGGGGAGACATCGTACGGCTCGGCCGGCGTGACCGTCACCCGATGGTCAACGGTCTCACGGTGCCGCTGGACGACGTGGCCGCCACGCTCTCGGTGCACCCCGGCGTCCGTGCCGCGCAGGTCGCGTACGACGGCGCTCCGCCGGTGCTGCGGGCCCGGGTGACCCGCGCCGGGGACGCGGCGCCGACATCCGCGCAGCTGGCCGAGTTCCTCGCCACCCGACTGCCCCGTTACGCGATTCCCACCGTGATCGAGATGGACCGCCCCGTCGACGGGAGCACCGACGGTGGTCGGCTCGCGGGCCAGGTGCGCGAGATCTGGCGACAGGTGATGGCCCAGGACGAGATCGGTGACGACGACGACTTCTTCGCCCTTGGCGGCCACTCCATCATGGCGGCGGAGCTGGCGTCGCGGCTGCGTACCGAGCTGGGCAGGCCGGTGTCGATCCGGTGGATCTTCGAGGCACCGACGGTGCGGTCCCTGGTCCGTCGGATCGAGCGGGAGGCCGTCCCGGGCGCGCTGCGGGCGGGCACGGCCGCCCGGCCCGGCGTCGTGCCGCCCGGGTCGGCAGCCGTCCCGGCCGGCGCCGCCGGCGCCCCGCTGACGGCGGCGCAGACCCAGATCTGGGTACTCGACCGGCTCGCGCCCGGTCGGGCGACCTATCACAGCCCGCTGCGCGTCGACATCACCGGCCCACTCGACCCGGCCGCGTTACGGCAGGCGTTCGCACGGGTGGTCGAAGGGCACGAGATGCTGCGCAGCGTGATCCGCTTCGTGGTGGACCGGCCGGTACAGGTACCGCAGCCGCACGGTCCGCAGCTGGCCGTCACCGACCTGAGTGCGCTGCCGCCGCAGGCCCGGGCCGCCGAGATCGACCGGCTCGCCGTGGCCCAGGCGCTGCGACCGTTCGACCTCGCCCGGGAGCCGGGCATCCGGGCGACCCTGATCGTGGCACCCGACCGGCGACACGTCCTGCTGCTGACGGTGCACCACATCGCCATGGACGGGGTGGGCTACCAGGCGTTCTGTCGGGACCTGAGCGCCTGCTACAACGCACTCGTCGCCGGGGACGTGGCACCGTCGCCGTCGCCCCGGTTGACCTGGCAGCAGTACGCCCGGTGGGAGGACGAGTGGCTCTCCGGCCCCGAACCGACCAGGCTGTGGGCGTACTGGGAGCGGACCCTGGCGGGGCTGCCGGTGCTGCCCCTGCCGACCCCGCTGCCGCGGCCGCCCCTGCCCACCTTCGACGGTGACCAGCTCGCCGTCCTGCTCGACCCGGAGCAGACCGGCACGGTGCTGCGGCTGGCCGCCACCCAGCGGGTCAGCCCGTTCGTCCTGGCCACCGCCGCCCTGGCGGCGCTGCTGCACCAGCTTGCCGGCAGCGACGACATCCCGATCGGCGCGGTGGGGGAGAACCGCCGCCTGCCCGGAGCACCGGGGCTGGTCGGATGCACGATCGCGACGCTGGTGTTGCGGGTGGACTGCGCGGGTGACCCGTCCTTCGCGGAGCTGCTGGCCCGGGTGCGGGACACCGTGCTCGACGCGTACGACCACCAGGGCCTGCCCTTCCCCCAGCTGGTACGGGCCGCCGCGATGCCGCGGCAACTGGATCGGCTGCCCCTGTTCCAGGTGGCGGTGGAGTGGCAGGAGCCCGACCGCAGCGGCTGGGACCTGGCCGGCTGCGCGGTCGACTGGCAGTTCACCCGGCTCGACACGGCCCGCAACGACCTGTACTTCACCGCCGCGGTCCGGGCCGATCGGCTGGAGCTCAGCGTCGAGTTCAACACCAACCTGTGGGATGCGGCGAGCGCACGCGGGTTGCTGGCCCGGTGGCGCGACCTGCTGCTGGCGGCGGCGCGGCGACCCGGGCAGCGACTGTCCGAACTCGCCGGCTGA
- the pyrF gene encoding orotidine-5'-phosphate decarboxylase, which translates to MTLTRPGTSFAGRWSALSAQRGGLCLGVAPSPAWLQRWGLADSTESVRRYGDVLLDAAGDTVAGYKIQTPFYLRHGAAGMAALRRFRDGAHERGALVLLDAKIGDADDTMAAYADLYLGPQSQLGGDAVTACAFMGAATLHPLLRIAQDRGAAVFTLVRTSNHGAGEVQGSRTPDGHSTAEAIADALTAWHAEHCGTPEPGPAAAVVGARLPESVQLVRRLPHSVLEIPGLGRADRRTEEVLTPVRDATDRAMLTVTTGVLRHGPVPAALRAGIRWWQEEIARHR; encoded by the coding sequence ATGACGCTGACCCGACCGGGAACCAGCTTTGCCGGAAGGTGGTCGGCACTGAGCGCCCAGCGGGGCGGCCTCTGCCTCGGGGTCGCTCCGTCACCGGCCTGGCTGCAGCGATGGGGCCTGGCGGACAGCACGGAGTCGGTGCGCCGCTACGGCGACGTGCTGCTGGACGCGGCCGGTGACACCGTCGCCGGCTACAAGATCCAGACCCCGTTCTACCTGCGCCACGGTGCCGCCGGAATGGCCGCGTTGCGCCGCTTCCGCGACGGCGCACACGAGCGGGGCGCGCTCGTGCTGCTGGACGCCAAGATCGGCGACGCCGACGACACGATGGCCGCCTACGCGGACCTCTACCTCGGACCGCAGAGCCAACTCGGCGGGGACGCGGTCACCGCCTGCGCGTTCATGGGCGCGGCGACACTGCACCCGCTGCTGCGGATCGCACAGGACCGTGGTGCCGCCGTCTTCACGCTGGTGCGTACGTCGAACCACGGTGCCGGGGAGGTTCAGGGCAGCCGTACCCCCGATGGCCACAGCACCGCCGAGGCGATCGCGGACGCGCTGACCGCCTGGCATGCCGAGCACTGCGGTACCCCGGAGCCCGGACCGGCCGCGGCGGTGGTGGGTGCCCGGTTGCCCGAGTCGGTGCAGTTGGTTCGCCGCCTGCCGCACAGCGTCCTGGAGATTCCCGGGTTGGGCCGGGCCGACCGCCGCACCGAGGAGGTCCTCACCCCGGTCCGGGACGCGACCGACCGGGCGATGCTGACGGTGACGACCGGGGTGCTGCGGCACGGTCCCGTGCCGGCCGCGCTGCGCGCCGGGATCCGGTGGTGGCAGGAGGAGATCGCCCGGCACCGCTAG
- a CDS encoding HAD family hydrolase, with translation MIRAVVFDIDDTLVDFSGATGRGLLAHLATTAPVSTADTDRYLALWRHLERIHFNAYLRGEYSFTEQRRRRAREFCATAGFPLGPEEAEVDAWVSRYLAHCDRAFVLFPDVLPALDTLDCAELRLAAMSNSDRAYQDRKLTALGIRHRMETLVCCDDVGGVAKPDPRIFHAVCDRLGIAPAEAVYVGDRLDSDARAAIAAGLTGVWLDRTGNGHADVPIITTLDELGRVLPARTVRKGAR, from the coding sequence GTGATCCGCGCCGTCGTCTTCGACATCGACGACACCCTTGTCGACTTCTCCGGGGCGACCGGCCGCGGTCTGCTGGCCCATCTGGCCACGACCGCCCCGGTCAGCACCGCCGACACCGACCGGTACCTCGCCCTCTGGCGGCACCTGGAGCGCATCCACTTCAACGCCTACCTACGGGGCGAATACAGCTTCACGGAACAACGCCGGCGCCGGGCGCGGGAGTTCTGCGCGACAGCCGGGTTCCCGCTGGGCCCCGAGGAGGCCGAGGTGGACGCCTGGGTGTCGCGGTACCTGGCGCACTGCGACCGGGCGTTCGTGCTGTTCCCCGACGTACTGCCCGCGCTCGACACCCTGGACTGTGCCGAGCTCCGGCTCGCCGCGATGAGCAACAGCGACCGGGCCTACCAGGACCGCAAGCTGACCGCACTCGGCATCCGGCACCGGATGGAGACCCTGGTCTGCTGCGACGACGTCGGCGGCGTGGCGAAACCGGATCCGCGGATCTTCCACGCCGTCTGCGACCGTCTCGGCATCGCACCAGCCGAAGCGGTCTACGTCGGGGACCGACTCGACTCCGACGCCCGCGCCGCCATCGCCGCCGGACTGACCGGGGTGTGGCTGGACCGGACCGGGAACGGGCACGCCGACGTACCCATCATCACCACACTCGACGAGCTCGGCCGGGTGCTGCCTGCCCGGACGGTGCGGAAGGGAGCCCGATGA
- a CDS encoding MbtH family protein codes for MSLADDDDAEYVVVSNDEEQFSLWLTERSLPNGWREAGKRGSREECLAYIEQVWTDMRPRSLREFAARPSTQ; via the coding sequence ATGAGCCTGGCGGACGACGACGACGCCGAGTACGTGGTGGTCTCCAACGACGAGGAGCAGTTCTCCCTCTGGTTAACCGAGCGCAGCCTGCCCAACGGCTGGCGCGAGGCGGGAAAGCGGGGCAGCCGCGAGGAGTGCCTCGCCTACATCGAGCAGGTCTGGACCGACATGCGGCCGCGCAGCCTCCGCGAGTTCGCGGCGCGTCCGTCGACGCAGTGA
- a CDS encoding non-ribosomal peptide synthetase: protein MTASAPHPRSTTSATTETSAEVAPGTAARDAVSPHWATYAAALLVLLRHCGPHAPGRVALRVDGASATVPVPSGRTTAAQLVDAIAEASWNADEVSAPAAFHWRHPRPAPDAQLLLAGDETRISWQLTPGWSAPMLATELDRNLASLMAQMADDPHRPIGTLAVPDRTAQQWLTHHGRPADTAQVSGLVPELVSRQAHRHPERPAFGSGPGTLTYGDLDARANQLARVLRELGAQRDGCVALMMDRGSEMLVSFLAILKSGAAAILLDPAHPAQRIAEVLELARPRAVLTLARLGAVLPAAAGTVVAVDTEWPRIHRLPSDDAGITLHPEDVAYVVHTSGSTGTPKRVAVLHRSVAHSVATHQEGHRISAADRAAWLAPPGSSVSVGELWPYLCAGASVHTAPPEIVGAAPLLRDWLVREQITKAYVSMPLAEQLYQLPWPADTALRLLTVGSDKVRRWAAPELPFEVAVACGSSEANGISSCLVPWEDRLTSATATAADRAAPPPIGRPWPGVRVELLDAGMRRLLPGAVGEMYLGGPELARGYLGDPGHTADRFRPDPYGPPGARLYRTGDLAYFDEQGRLHHRGRVDREVKIRGFRVDPAEVERALLAQPGVDDAVVVALADEDGERQLCAYLVAPTAEPHLVRAAIVDVLPGHAVPAAFTLLDRLPVTANGKVDRNALPAPDWTTLRKPYRAPRDEVERQLAQLWADLLPVAQIGLDDHFFHLGGDSMSANRLAVRLNSRLRARVTVRAVLEHPTLVELSEFVRARLRVATRS from the coding sequence GTGACCGCATCGGCGCCGCATCCCAGATCGACGACATCCGCAACCACGGAGACATCGGCAGAGGTCGCCCCGGGGACGGCCGCGCGGGACGCCGTGTCCCCGCACTGGGCGACCTACGCCGCCGCCCTGCTCGTGCTGCTCCGCCATTGCGGCCCGCACGCGCCCGGCCGGGTCGCCCTGCGGGTCGACGGCGCGTCGGCGACGGTGCCCGTGCCGTCCGGGCGGACGACCGCGGCGCAACTCGTCGACGCCATTGCCGAGGCATCCTGGAACGCCGACGAGGTGTCGGCCCCGGCGGCGTTCCACTGGCGCCACCCGCGCCCCGCCCCCGACGCCCAGCTCCTCCTCGCCGGCGACGAGACCAGGATCTCCTGGCAGCTCACGCCGGGCTGGTCCGCGCCGATGCTCGCCACCGAACTGGACCGCAACCTCGCATCCCTGATGGCACAGATGGCCGACGACCCCCACCGGCCCATCGGGACACTGGCCGTACCGGACCGGACGGCGCAGCAGTGGTTGACGCACCACGGGCGCCCCGCCGACACCGCCCAGGTGTCGGGGCTCGTGCCCGAACTGGTCTCGCGCCAGGCACACCGCCACCCTGAGCGCCCCGCCTTCGGATCCGGCCCCGGCACCCTGACCTACGGCGACCTCGACGCGCGCGCCAACCAGCTGGCGCGGGTGCTGCGGGAACTCGGCGCCCAGCGGGACGGTTGCGTCGCCCTCATGATGGACCGGGGCAGCGAGATGCTCGTCTCCTTCCTCGCCATCCTCAAGAGCGGCGCGGCGGCGATCCTGCTGGATCCGGCCCATCCGGCGCAGCGGATCGCCGAGGTGCTCGAACTGGCCCGCCCGCGCGCCGTACTCACCCTGGCTCGGCTCGGCGCCGTCCTACCGGCCGCCGCGGGCACCGTGGTGGCCGTCGACACCGAGTGGCCGCGCATCCACCGGCTGCCCTCCGACGACGCGGGCATCACCCTGCATCCCGAGGACGTCGCCTACGTGGTGCACACCTCCGGGTCCACTGGTACGCCCAAACGCGTCGCGGTCCTCCACCGGTCGGTCGCCCACTCCGTCGCCACCCACCAGGAGGGCCACCGCATCAGCGCGGCGGACCGCGCCGCCTGGCTGGCCCCACCCGGCTCCTCGGTGTCGGTCGGGGAGCTGTGGCCGTACCTGTGCGCCGGGGCGAGTGTGCACACCGCGCCGCCGGAGATCGTCGGTGCGGCGCCGCTGCTGCGCGACTGGCTGGTGCGGGAGCAGATCACCAAGGCGTACGTCAGCATGCCCCTCGCCGAGCAGCTATACCAACTGCCCTGGCCCGCGGACACGGCCCTGCGACTGTTGACGGTCGGCAGCGACAAGGTACGGCGGTGGGCGGCGCCGGAACTGCCGTTCGAGGTCGCCGTCGCGTGTGGCTCGTCCGAGGCAAACGGCATCAGCAGCTGCCTGGTGCCGTGGGAGGACCGCCTCACCAGCGCCACCGCCACCGCCGCCGACCGGGCCGCCCCGCCTCCGATCGGCCGGCCGTGGCCGGGCGTACGCGTCGAACTGCTCGACGCGGGCATGCGCCGCCTGCTGCCCGGCGCGGTCGGGGAGATGTACCTCGGTGGACCGGAACTCGCCCGGGGGTACCTGGGCGACCCGGGCCACACCGCCGACCGCTTCCGGCCCGACCCGTACGGTCCGCCCGGTGCCCGGCTCTACCGCACCGGTGACCTCGCCTACTTCGACGAGCAGGGGCGGTTGCACCACCGGGGCCGCGTCGACCGGGAAGTCAAGATCCGGGGGTTCCGGGTCGACCCGGCGGAGGTGGAGCGCGCGTTGCTCGCCCAGCCCGGCGTGGACGACGCGGTGGTGGTGGCCCTGGCCGACGAGGACGGCGAGCGCCAGCTCTGCGCCTACCTGGTCGCCCCGACCGCCGAACCACACCTGGTCCGGGCCGCGATCGTCGACGTGCTGCCCGGGCACGCGGTGCCGGCCGCGTTCACCCTGCTGGACCGGCTGCCGGTGACGGCCAACGGCAAGGTGGACCGCAACGCGCTGCCCGCCCCCGACTGGACCACGCTACGCAAGCCCTACCGGGCCCCCCGGGACGAGGTGGAGAGGCAACTTGCCCAGCTCTGGGCGGACCTGCTGCCCGTGGCGCAGATCGGTCTGGACGACCACTTCTTCCACCTGGGCGGCGACTCGATGTCGGCCAACCGGCTCGCCGTACGCCTGAACAGCCGGCTGCGGGCGCGGGTCACCGTACGCGCGGTGCTGGAGCACCCCACCCTGGTCGAACTCTCGGAGTTCGTCCGCGCGCGGCTGCGCGTCGCCACGCGGAGCTGA
- a CDS encoding hypothetical protein (catalyzes the formation of 3-deoxy-D-arabino-hept-2-ulosonate 7-phosphate from phosphoenolpyruvate and D-erythrose 4-phosphate): protein MLVEVAPHSTDAELVSLGDRIAGHEDVTAWPVRLAGRCFLVVAGDERLVTRVPSAAIRAWHSTADRGYWLVDRANALLPERVPLGTGHVGGGGWWCGAGPCALESVPDTVRTASLVRRAGADAVRASLFKVRSGPYHFPGKGRAGLPALAEVRAAGGLPVITEVVDPRDVEPVAQVADCLQVDPRNMTNRALLTELGGCGRPVLLMRGVRATVVEWLRAAEYVVSHGNPHVVMCARGVVSFDRSLAYQLDYGAVAAVRRHTHLPVIFDPSHSTGSAAAVAPAALAAAVFGVDGLLVETHPAPERMYRPGDAAQMYPVERLRPLLAACRRVRDLAASLTA, encoded by the coding sequence GTGCTCGTCGAGGTGGCCCCACACAGCACCGACGCCGAGCTGGTCTCGCTCGGCGACCGGATCGCGGGGCACGAGGACGTCACCGCGTGGCCGGTTCGCCTGGCCGGCCGGTGTTTCCTGGTCGTCGCCGGGGACGAACGGTTGGTCACCCGGGTGCCCTCCGCCGCGATCCGCGCCTGGCACAGCACCGCCGACCGTGGCTACTGGCTGGTGGACCGGGCCAACGCGCTGCTTCCGGAGCGGGTGCCGCTCGGTACCGGGCACGTCGGCGGCGGTGGCTGGTGGTGCGGGGCCGGCCCGTGTGCTCTCGAATCGGTGCCGGACACGGTGCGGACCGCCTCGCTGGTGCGTCGTGCCGGTGCCGACGCGGTGCGGGCGAGCCTGTTCAAGGTGAGGAGCGGGCCCTACCACTTCCCCGGCAAGGGACGTGCCGGCCTGCCGGCGTTGGCCGAGGTCCGCGCGGCGGGCGGCCTGCCGGTCATCACCGAGGTGGTCGACCCGCGTGACGTCGAGCCGGTCGCCCAGGTTGCCGACTGCCTCCAGGTCGACCCGCGCAACATGACCAACCGGGCGCTCCTGACCGAACTCGGCGGCTGCGGCCGTCCGGTGCTGTTGATGCGTGGTGTCCGCGCGACCGTCGTGGAGTGGCTCAGGGCCGCGGAGTACGTGGTCAGCCACGGCAACCCGCACGTGGTCATGTGCGCGCGGGGCGTCGTGTCGTTCGACCGGTCGCTGGCGTACCAGCTGGACTACGGTGCCGTGGCGGCGGTGCGTCGGCACACCCACCTGCCCGTCATCTTCGACCCGAGCCACAGCACCGGCAGCGCCGCCGCGGTCGCGCCGGCCGCGCTGGCGGCCGCCGTGTTCGGGGTGGACGGACTGCTGGTCGAGACCCATCCCGCGCCGGAGCGGATGTACCGGCCCGGCGACGCCGCACAGATGTATCCGGTGGAGCGGCTCCGCCCCCTGCTGGCCGCCTGCCGTCGGGTCCGCGACCTCGCCGCAAGCCTCACCGCCTGA